In Pseudosulfitobacter pseudonitzschiae, the sequence AACTTCCTCGACAACCTTGTCGATTGGGAAAACGTCGCCTCGCGCATGTAATTGCCACAGGCCACGATCAGAACAAGCGCCCCGCAAGAGACTGCGGGGCGTTTTGCGTTTCGCGGGCATTTGCCCTTGCAGGGCGCAGGCAATCGCGCTCTTGATGCCACATGAGCAGCACCCCCCTGATCCTGTCGCCGCAGACCAAAGGCGTTCTGGCCGGTATCGGCGCTTGCACCATCTGGGGGCTGTCGCCGATCTTTTACAAACTGGTCGACCATGTGCCCGCCATCGAAGTGCTGGCGCACCGCACGGTGTGGTCTTTGGTGTTCTTCGGTGGCGTTCTGGCGTTGCAGGGGCGTCTGGGGCAGGTTCGTCAGGCGATGGATACGCGGGCCAAATTCGTCACGCTGGCGCTGGCGTCGCTGATGATTGCCACCAACTGGTTCCTGTTTATCTGGGCCGTGGGGGCAGGGCGCACCACCGAAAGTAGTCTGGGCTATTACATTCTGCCACTGGTGGCCGTGGTTATCGGCCGCGTGGTCTTTGGCGAGGCGCTGAAACCCAGCCAATGGGTGGCTGTTGCACTGGCAACGGGCGCTGTGGTTTTGCTGACCGTCGGATTGCAGGCGCCACCGTGGATCGCGCTGACGCTGGCCATCAGTTTCGGCTTTTACGCGCTGATCAAAAAACGACTGGATGTGGGGCCTGTGGTCTCTGTCACTGCCGAAGTGTTGCTGATGTTGCCCATCGCGCTGATTGTGTTGTTGCAATCGGAACACACGGGCGGGTCTGCCTTTCACGCGGGGCCGTTGACGATGGGGGTGTTGCTGGTCTCGGGGCCGGTGACGGCGCTGCCGTTGATCCTGTTCAGCTATGCGGCGCGGCGGGTGCGCATGACGTCACTCGGGTTGGTGCAATACCTCAACCCCACATTGCAGTTTGCCTGTGCGGTGTTCGTGTTCTCGGAACCGTTTACAGGCTGGCACAAGATCGCATTTGGCCTGATCTGGATCGCGCTGGTGATCTATGCGGCAAGCATGTTCGCTCAGGACAGGGCGTCGCGCAGGGCAGCGGCGGCGGCGGCGGCGTCAGGCACCGGAATGATATAGTCCAGCAGGCTGGCGTCGGCAAAGCCCTGATCAACCACATGTTGTAACAACTGGATGAACGGGTCCCAGTAACCATTTGAATTCAAAACAACTACCGGCTTTTCATGCAGGCCCAGCTGGCGCCACGTCAGTACCTCGAAAATCTCGTCCAGAGATCCGGCACCACCGGGCAACAGAACGACAGCATCGCAGTTCATGAACATGACTTTTTTGCGCTCGTGCATGGTTTCGGTGACGATATAGCGGGTCAGATCGACCTTGCCGACCTCCCATGCGACCAGATGCGCGGGGATCACCCCAAAGGTGTCGCCGCCCGCCATTTGGGCCGCGCGCGCCACGGTGCCCATCAGGCCCACATCGCCTGCGCCATAGACCAGCCGCCAGTCGTTATCAGCCAGCGCCGTTCCCAAGGCGGTGGCCTGTGCGGCAAATTCGGGATCGGCACCGGTGCGCGAGCCGCAGAAAACACAGACAGATTTTTGCATGGTTTACCTCAGTGGCTTGAAAATAAACGGTGTTGTCATCTCTAGTCTTTTGACCGGTGTTAGCGCGCTTGATATGTAACCTCAATGGCACTTGGGCCAACTGGGGGGCGCCGTGCGGGCGCGTGTGCGACATGAGCAAGTTTTCATCATTTTCAGGAGCACTCGCAGGTGTCACGGCGGCAGCCGTTGTAGTTGTTGTCGCTGGCGTGGGTTTGTATTTTCTCAAACCTGCCCCCGTTGATGCGCCGGTGCCGGTGATGCAGACGACAGAAGGGGGGGGAGAAGTCGCCCAACCCGCCGCCGATGCGCCCGAAGTGGCGGTGCCCAACGACGAAGCGATCCCGACACCGCAAACCGCCGACACACCCACGCCACCCACGATTGACGAAGTGCGCCTTGAGGCTGACGGGATTTTTGTCGTGGCCGGTCGCGCAGCCCCTGACAGCACCGTTGCGGTGCTGCTGGACGGGTTGGAAAATACCACGACCCAGACCAGCGGGCAGGGTGCATTTGCCGCCGTGACCCTGATCGAACCCAGCAACCAGCCGCAGATATTGACCGTGATCCAGCGCGGCGTGGATGGTGATGTTGCGGGCGTGGAAGAGATTGTGTTGGCTCCGGTTGTCGCACCCCCTGCTGCGGCCACCGCGCAAATGGCCGATACTGCGCAACCGGTTGAGGACACGCCTGCCGCTGAGACGCCCGAGGCCGTGGACATGGCGGGCGCGGATACTTCCGAAACTGTGACCGCCGCGGACACCAAGGGCGCACCCGAAACCCCGACCACCCCTGTGGATGACGCCCCCGTCGACACGGCTGCAGCGGATGCGCCAGAAGCCGCCCCTGAAGCAACAGCGCAAGCGCCCGCTGCGTCCGAGGCAACACCAGACACGGCGCAAACCGCTGATGCGCCCGAACCCGATGCCACCCCGCAAACCGCTGAGGCGGCAGCCCCCAAGGTTTCAGACCAGACCGCACAGGCAGTTGCCCCCGACGCCACCGCCACGACAGGGGCACCCGCGCAGACCACAACTGTCGACACCCCGTCCGAGACACCAACATCCCCCGCGTCCTCCGGCGTCGCCATCCTGAAATCCGATGCGCAGGGGGTGGAACTGGTCAACAACCCGTCAGCCCAGACCAAACTGAACGTCGCCATCGACACCATCGGCTATGCCGAAGACGGCGGTGTGCAACTGTCCGGCCGTGCCACAGGGCGCAGCGGATCGGTGCGTGTCTATCTGGACAATGCGGCCATCGTCGAGCTGCCCGTCGATGACCGTGGCCGCTGGCGGGGCGAACTGCCTGCGGTCGATGCGGGCGTCTATACCATGCGCGTGGACGAGATGAACACAGCGGGTGACGTGGTCAGCCGCGCCGAAACCCCGTTCAAACGCGAAGACCCTGCCGCACTGGCCGCCCAATCGGGCCCGCAGGATGCACCGGTCAAGGCGGTGACGGTTCAGACCGGCAACACGCTTTGGGCCATCGCCCGCGAACGCTATGGCGAGGGCGTGCTTTACGTGCGCGTCTTCGAGGCGAACCGCGACAGCATCCGTGACCCCGATCTGATCTATCCCGGTCAGGTCTTTGCTCTGCCCGACTAAGAACGGCCTTCGCAGCACTGGCAACCCTGCGCTTCAGGCTCTATGTAAGAGGTCAGCAAAACAGGACCCTTCATGCCAGCCGACACAGCCAGCCCCGATCAGGAAACCGACGCCGCGGACCGGATCGAAATTGACCGTAATGAGGCCGAGCGCCGCTCGGGTTGGCGCACCATCCGCAAGGTCATGCCCTATCTGTGGCCCGACAATCTGCCGTGGGTGAAACACCGCGTTGTCTGGGCGCTGCTGGCGTTGCTTGCGTCGAAACTGGTGTCTGTCTACATCCCCGTCATCTTTCGTGACGCGGTCAACGTGCTGTCGGACGAGGGTGTGTCTGCGCTGGCATTAGGGGCTGTTGGTCTGACCATTGCCTATGGTGTGGCCCGGCTGATGAACGTGGGCTTTCAGCAACTGCGCGACGCGATTTTTGCCCGCGTCGGGCAGCGCGCACTGCGAATGCTGGCGCTTGAGACCTTTCAACACATCCACCGTCTGTCTATGCGCTATCACATCACCCGCAAGACCGGCGGGCTAAGCCGGATCATCGAACGTGGCGTGAAAGGCGTTGATTTCCTGTTGCGCTTCTTGCTGTTTTCTATTGGCCCGCTGGTGCTGGAACTGTTGCTGATCGGGGTTATCCTGACGGTGCTGTTCGACTGGGTATATCTGGCCATCGTGGCTTTCACCATCGCGCTTTATGTGTGGTTCACTTTCACAGTTACGGAATGGCGCGTGAAATTGCGCCGCGAGATGAACGACCAAGACACTGACGCCAACCAAAAGGCGATCGATAGTCTGCTGAACTATGAAACCGTGAAATATTTCGGGGCCGAAGAGCGTGAAGCGGGGCGCTATGACAGTGCGATGGCAGGCTACGAGGCGGCGGCACTCAAGACCTCTTATTCGTTGGCGTTTCTGAACTTTGGCCAGTCGTTTCTGATCACCTGCGGGTTGGTTGGTGTGATGGTCATGGCTGCAGTCGGTGTGCAGAATGGCAGTTTGACGGTGGGCGATTTCGTCATGGTCAATGCCTATATGATCCAGATCACCATGCCGTTGAACTTCCTCGGTTCGGTCTATCGCGAAATCCGACAGGCGCTGGTGGACATGGGCGAGATGTTCGATCTGCTCGAGCAACCCGCCGATGTGCAGGACCGGCCCGACGCCAAGCCGCTGGTCGTGACCGGTGGGCGGATCGAACTGGACGATG encodes:
- a CDS encoding TIGR00730 family Rossman fold protein; this encodes MQKSVCVFCGSRTGADPEFAAQATALGTALADNDWRLVYGAGDVGLMGTVARAAQMAGGDTFGVIPAHLVAWEVGKVDLTRYIVTETMHERKKVMFMNCDAVVLLPGGAGSLDEIFEVLTWRQLGLHEKPVVVLNSNGYWDPFIQLLQHVVDQGFADASLLDYIIPVPDAAAAAAALRDALS
- the rarD gene encoding EamA family transporter RarD yields the protein MSSTPLILSPQTKGVLAGIGACTIWGLSPIFYKLVDHVPAIEVLAHRTVWSLVFFGGVLALQGRLGQVRQAMDTRAKFVTLALASLMIATNWFLFIWAVGAGRTTESSLGYYILPLVAVVIGRVVFGEALKPSQWVAVALATGAVVLLTVGLQAPPWIALTLAISFGFYALIKKRLDVGPVVSVTAEVLLMLPIALIVLLQSEHTGGSAFHAGPLTMGVLLVSGPVTALPLILFSYAARRVRMTSLGLVQYLNPTLQFACAVFVFSEPFTGWHKIAFGLIWIALVIYAASMFAQDRASRRAAAAAAASGTGMI
- a CDS encoding LysM peptidoglycan-binding domain-containing protein, producing MSKFSSFSGALAGVTAAAVVVVVAGVGLYFLKPAPVDAPVPVMQTTEGGGEVAQPAADAPEVAVPNDEAIPTPQTADTPTPPTIDEVRLEADGIFVVAGRAAPDSTVAVLLDGLENTTTQTSGQGAFAAVTLIEPSNQPQILTVIQRGVDGDVAGVEEIVLAPVVAPPAAATAQMADTAQPVEDTPAAETPEAVDMAGADTSETVTAADTKGAPETPTTPVDDAPVDTAAADAPEAAPEATAQAPAASEATPDTAQTADAPEPDATPQTAEAAAPKVSDQTAQAVAPDATATTGAPAQTTTVDTPSETPTSPASSGVAILKSDAQGVELVNNPSAQTKLNVAIDTIGYAEDGGVQLSGRATGRSGSVRVYLDNAAIVELPVDDRGRWRGELPAVDAGVYTMRVDEMNTAGDVVSRAETPFKREDPAALAAQSGPQDAPVKAVTVQTGNTLWAIARERYGEGVLYVRVFEANRDSIRDPDLIYPGQVFALPD
- a CDS encoding ABCB family ABC transporter ATP-binding protein/permease, whose protein sequence is MPADTASPDQETDAADRIEIDRNEAERRSGWRTIRKVMPYLWPDNLPWVKHRVVWALLALLASKLVSVYIPVIFRDAVNVLSDEGVSALALGAVGLTIAYGVARLMNVGFQQLRDAIFARVGQRALRMLALETFQHIHRLSMRYHITRKTGGLSRIIERGVKGVDFLLRFLLFSIGPLVLELLLIGVILTVLFDWVYLAIVAFTIALYVWFTFTVTEWRVKLRREMNDQDTDANQKAIDSLLNYETVKYFGAEEREAGRYDSAMAGYEAAALKTSYSLAFLNFGQSFLITCGLVGVMVMAAVGVQNGSLTVGDFVMVNAYMIQITMPLNFLGSVYREIRQALVDMGEMFDLLEQPADVQDRPDAKPLVVTGGRIELDDVHFGYDPERAILKGVTLTAEPGQMVAIVGSTGSGKSTIGRLLFRFYDVGSGALRIDGQDVRDVTQTSLHDAIGVVPQDTVLFNDTIRYNIAYGRGGATQDEIEEAAKAAQIHDFVLSLPDGYDTAVGERGLKLSGGEKQRVGIARTLLKDPPILLLDEATSALDSETEQEIKSALMAAGRGRTVVTIAHRLSTISEADRIIVLEKGKIVEHGTHEALLAQSGRYAQLWNRQQVEEV